The window GCCGCGGCCCGGGCCACCAGTGTCATTTTTTCGGCTTCTTCCACCGAATTGGCCAGGGGCTTCTCGCAGAGGACGTGCTTGCCGGCCTCGAGCGCTGCAATAGCTATGTCGGCGTGGGTGTTGCCGGGAGTGCAGATGTCAATGAGGTCGATGTCATCGCGTTCAATGAGTCGGCGCCAATCTGTCTCGACGGACGCCCAGCCGTACTTGCCGGCCGCTGCCCGCACCCCCTCCTCGTTCCGGCCCGCCAAGGTCGTCAGCTCCGGAGCAAGGGGAAGATCAAAGAAGCGTGGAGCCGTACGCCAGGCGTGGGAGTGGGCGGCACCCATGAAGGCATAGCCCACCATGCCCACACGCAGGGGTTGAGTCTCTGTCATCGGATGTCCTTTCTGGTTGGTCGTAGCCGCTTACTTGCTGAAACCTGCGGTGAGGCCACTGAGCAACTGTCGGCGCGCCACCACGTAAATCACCAGCAGCGGAAGCGTTGCCAGCACCACGGAGGCGAGCACCGCAGGGATGTTGACGCTGAATTCACCCTGGAAGGTCCACAGCGACAACGGCAGAACCCGGGTGTCAGGGCTTTGCGTGAGGATCAGTGGGAACAAGAATCCGTTCCACACATGGAGTGCGTTGTAGATGCCAACCGTGATGACAGCGGGCTTGGTCATGGGCAACGCCAGGCGCCACATCATGGCCCAGTCAGAGCAGCCGTCCAGCCGCATCGACTCAAAAAGTTCATTGGGGACATCCCGCATGAAGTTGGAGAGGATGAGCACCGACACGGGGATTGCGAAGGCAATGGAGGGCAGGATCAGAGCCAACAAGGTGTCGTACATGTGGGCCTTGGTGATCATCCAGTAGATGGGAATGATGGTTGCGTGCAGCGGAATGGCCAGGCCCAGGAGGAAGACGTTGTTGGTCCAACTGAGGAACCTGCCTTTGCCGCGGACTATGGCGTACGCGGCCATAAAGGCGACGAAAAGCGCCGGAACCACGCTGCCCACGGTGACGATGAGGCTGTTGGTGAAGTACTTGGCGAAGTCGTTCTCCAGGACCAGCTTGTAGTTGTCCAAGGTTGGCTCTGCAGGTGGGAGCATCGGGTTGGAGGTGAAGAAACCCGCCTGGTTCTTCAGGCTGGTGATGACCACGTAGTACACGGGCACAATAATGATTGCCAGCCAGATCCAGCCGCCCAGGCCGCCCAGGAAGTTTGGCCGCGAACGGCCAAGCTTTGAGGGCCGACGGCGGGTGGTTGCCGGTTGGGGCAACGCCGCCGGTGCTGTGGGGAGTTCAGTGGTGGAAGTCATTACGCACCTTCCAATTGGCTGGCGTTGCGGTTTTTGCCGCCGAGTCGTTGCAGGAACAATGCCAAGGCCAGGCCGATGACAACGAGGATGACGCCCAAGGCGCTCGCAGCCCCCATGTCGTTCGCTTTGAAGCCCGTGAGGTACATATGCAGCGGCAGGAGCCTGGTGGAGTAGCCCGGGCCGCCGGCGGTCAGGACGAAGATCAGGTCGAAGTACGCCAGGGATCCCACCACCATGAGGGTGGAGGAGGTGATCATGGTGTACTTCAGCTGCGGCAAGGTGATGTTGAAGAACTGCTGGATGCGGCCGGCTCCGTCAATTTGGGCAGCTTCGTACAGTGAAGCGGGAATCTGTCGCACGCCGCCTTGGTAGATCAGGGTGTGGAAGGGCACGAACTGCCAGGCGATCACGAACACCACCACGAACAAGACGAGGTCAGAGTTACCCAGCCAGTCCTGCGCCAGGAACGGTAGTCCCAGGCCCGGGCCGAGCCCGAAGTTCGGATCCAGCAGCGCCTTGAAGGCGATGGCCACAGCCGCGGAGGACAGGAGCAGCGGCACGAAGTAGAGCACAGCCAAAGCCGCCCGGTACTTCTGGCTTGCAGCGGTGAAGACGCCGAGCAGGAGGCTGATGGGTGCCTGGACGATGAAGGAGAAGAACATGATCTTGGCAGTCACCAACAGGGCGTTGCCTGTGACGGGATCGGCCAGGACCGTGTTCCAGCTGGACAGTCCATCCAGCCTGATTTCGCCCAGGCCGTCCCAGCTGGTGAAGCTCAGGAACAGGACTCCCAGGAGCGGGAGGATGGCGAAGAGCATGAAGAATGCCAGGGCTGGGACAGCAAGCCACCCTGACGGACCCTTTTCCAGGGTCCGTCGGGTGCCTGCGGTGCGTCCAGTGCCCAACTCCCGCCGTGGAGTGGTGGTAGCAGTGGACACTGGATTACTTCCCGATCGTCGCGTTCATAGTGGAAGCGAACTGCTCAGGAGTGATTTTCTTCAGGAAGATCTGGTCGAGGTTGGCCAGCATGGCATCTCCTTGGGCGGGGCTCAGTGCCTGGTCCCAGGAAAGCGTGAAGTCCGGGGCATCCTTGGCCATGCCGTACACGTAAGTCAGGAAGTCCTTGTCAGGGGAGGCTGCGAGCTTGTCCTCAATGCCGGTGACCACAGGTACAGCTCCTGAGTCGATCAGGCCTTGGACGTTCTCATCGTTGAACATTCCGTCCTTGACGTATTCCAGGGCAGTCTTCTTCTGCTCTTCCGTGGCCTTGGA is drawn from Arthrobacter sp. 31Y and contains these coding sequences:
- a CDS encoding carbohydrate ABC transporter permease → MTSTTELPTAPAALPQPATTRRRPSKLGRSRPNFLGGLGGWIWLAIIIVPVYYVVITSLKNQAGFFTSNPMLPPAEPTLDNYKLVLENDFAKYFTNSLIVTVGSVVPALFVAFMAAYAIVRGKGRFLSWTNNVFLLGLAIPLHATIIPIYWMITKAHMYDTLLALILPSIAFAIPVSVLILSNFMRDVPNELFESMRLDGCSDWAMMWRLALPMTKPAVITVGIYNALHVWNGFLFPLILTQSPDTRVLPLSLWTFQGEFSVNIPAVLASVVLATLPLLVIYVVARRQLLSGLTAGFSK
- a CDS encoding carbohydrate ABC transporter permease gives rise to the protein MSTATTTPRRELGTGRTAGTRRTLEKGPSGWLAVPALAFFMLFAILPLLGVLFLSFTSWDGLGEIRLDGLSSWNTVLADPVTGNALLVTAKIMFFSFIVQAPISLLLGVFTAASQKYRAALAVLYFVPLLLSSAAVAIAFKALLDPNFGLGPGLGLPFLAQDWLGNSDLVLFVVVFVIAWQFVPFHTLIYQGGVRQIPASLYEAAQIDGAGRIQQFFNITLPQLKYTMITSSTLMVVGSLAYFDLIFVLTAGGPGYSTRLLPLHMYLTGFKANDMGAASALGVILVVIGLALALFLQRLGGKNRNASQLEGA